Proteins encoded together in one Nocardioides marinisabuli window:
- a CDS encoding (Fe-S)-binding protein: protein MQTFAIVVSLAFTAVAVAMTVRAVRAIVATVRLGTPISRTDNPVRRSVTLLKESLLHTRMLQWHWIGVMHWFVYAAFIVLSAAVATGYVQLFNPDFALPIIGHFFLFEWVSEGLGLLGTIGIIFLIVVRQLNHPRDKGRRSRFFGSNQWQAYFVEAFVLVESAAILFIRGAEYNLGQIDSAHPEDFTAFHFPISSIVGEALFPAGVAGNEGALETTIVVIAMIKVVLAMIWLMVISSNLTMGVAWHRFTAWFNIFFKRESTGRDTDGATTALGAVKPLTNNGERVSLDDIEDLDEDAKLGVGAVEDFSWKGLLDFTTCTECGRCQSQCPAWNTDKPLSPKLLITALRDATYAKAPYLRAGEDERAAMLEGDTALATEVERPLVGETGGRMDGLEDGEWFYNPSNGAAVIDPEVLWNCTSCGACVQQCPVDIEHVDHIVDMRRYQVLVESNFPAELNGLFKGLENKGNPWNMSSTARMDWAKGLDFDVKVVGEDIESLDEVDWLFWVGCAGAYEDRAKKTTRAVAELLDMAGVSFGVLGNGETCTGDPARRAGNEFVFQGLAAQNVETLTEYKVKKVVSTCAHCFNTLKNEYKEFGIELEVVHHTQLLNRLVREGKLTPVKEGAGAHKRSITYHDPCYIGRHNGVYTPPRELLQILPGAEVVEMERNSERSFCCGAGGARMWMEENTGERINMNRTDEAVGTGADQIAVGCPFCRVMLSDGLTMKQSKGEAREEVEVLDVAQMLLASVKGEMATKAAPGSAAAAPAAKAAPAAPADDTATKAEPEAGDATITEDTVVETQDAGPLAKASGGSSLFDSPDAAAADDKPAGATSGGSLFDTPETAAEDKPVADEATAAKPASAGGSLFDLGGDEPEAKTEAKPEADEIGSGGSLFDLGGDEPEAPKAEAPKAEAPKAEAPKAEAPKAEAAEPEAPKADLGSGGSLFDIAGDEPAAPAAKAEPTEAPEAAAPKTKAPAPDLSGGGSLFDIAAPEPTATAKAPAAEPEAETKAEPEPEPEPQVEATPAPEPEAKAEAAPAPAAAPVASSGSATAPKTDVDLDAMGSLFDIEAPEATTVERPAQPESAAPAPSEPEASEPEPEPESTVSSDAPDGAALSAAATQAAGTAEETPEPAQPEAEAVVEEPPAEEPTEEPTEEPTPEPAPKPTSSGAAHTPRTDVEIDESGSLFDL from the coding sequence ATGCAGACCTTCGCCATCGTGGTGTCCCTGGCGTTCACGGCGGTCGCCGTGGCGATGACCGTGCGGGCGGTGCGCGCCATCGTGGCCACCGTCCGGCTCGGCACCCCCATCAGCCGCACCGACAACCCGGTACGACGCTCGGTGACGCTGCTCAAGGAGTCGCTCCTGCACACCCGGATGCTGCAGTGGCACTGGATCGGGGTGATGCACTGGTTCGTGTACGCCGCCTTCATCGTGCTCTCCGCGGCAGTGGCCACCGGCTACGTCCAGCTCTTCAACCCCGACTTCGCGCTGCCGATCATCGGCCACTTCTTCCTCTTCGAGTGGGTCAGCGAGGGCCTGGGCCTCCTCGGCACGATCGGCATCATCTTCCTGATCGTGGTCCGCCAGCTGAACCACCCGCGCGACAAGGGCCGCCGCAGCCGGTTCTTCGGCTCCAACCAGTGGCAGGCCTACTTCGTCGAGGCGTTCGTGCTCGTCGAGAGCGCCGCGATCCTCTTCATCCGCGGCGCGGAGTACAACCTCGGCCAGATCGACTCGGCCCACCCCGAGGACTTCACCGCCTTCCACTTCCCGATCTCCAGCATCGTCGGCGAGGCGCTCTTCCCGGCCGGGGTCGCCGGCAACGAGGGCGCCCTGGAGACGACCATCGTCGTCATCGCGATGATCAAGGTCGTCCTGGCGATGATCTGGCTGATGGTCATCTCCTCCAACCTGACCATGGGCGTGGCCTGGCACCGCTTCACCGCCTGGTTCAACATCTTCTTCAAGCGCGAGTCGACCGGTCGCGACACCGACGGCGCCACCACCGCGCTGGGTGCGGTCAAGCCGCTGACCAACAACGGCGAGCGGGTCAGCCTCGACGACATCGAGGACCTCGACGAGGACGCCAAGCTGGGCGTCGGCGCCGTCGAGGACTTCTCCTGGAAGGGCCTGCTCGACTTCACCACCTGCACCGAGTGCGGCCGGTGCCAGAGCCAGTGCCCGGCCTGGAACACCGACAAGCCGCTCTCGCCCAAGCTGCTGATCACCGCGCTGCGCGACGCGACGTACGCCAAGGCGCCCTACCTGCGCGCCGGCGAGGACGAGCGGGCCGCGATGCTCGAGGGCGACACGGCCCTGGCCACCGAGGTCGAGCGTCCCCTGGTCGGCGAGACCGGTGGGCGCATGGACGGCCTCGAGGACGGCGAGTGGTTCTACAACCCGAGCAACGGCGCCGCCGTGATCGACCCCGAGGTGCTGTGGAACTGCACCTCGTGCGGCGCCTGCGTGCAGCAGTGCCCCGTCGACATCGAGCACGTCGACCACATCGTCGACATGCGCCGCTACCAGGTGCTGGTCGAGTCGAACTTCCCTGCCGAGCTCAACGGCCTCTTCAAGGGCCTGGAGAACAAGGGCAACCCGTGGAACATGTCGTCCACGGCGCGCATGGACTGGGCCAAGGGCCTCGACTTCGACGTCAAGGTCGTCGGTGAGGACATCGAGTCCCTCGACGAGGTCGACTGGCTCTTCTGGGTCGGCTGCGCCGGCGCCTACGAGGACCGCGCCAAGAAGACCACCCGCGCGGTGGCCGAGCTGCTCGACATGGCCGGGGTCTCCTTCGGCGTGCTCGGCAACGGCGAGACCTGCACCGGTGACCCGGCGCGCCGCGCCGGCAACGAGTTCGTCTTCCAGGGCCTGGCCGCGCAGAACGTCGAGACCCTGACCGAGTACAAGGTCAAGAAGGTCGTCTCGACCTGCGCCCACTGCTTCAACACCCTCAAGAACGAGTACAAGGAGTTCGGCATCGAGCTGGAGGTGGTCCACCACACCCAGCTGCTGAACCGCCTCGTGCGCGAGGGCAAGCTGACCCCGGTCAAGGAGGGCGCGGGCGCCCACAAGCGCTCGATCACCTACCACGACCCCTGCTACATCGGCCGCCACAACGGCGTCTACACCCCGCCCCGCGAGCTGCTGCAGATCCTGCCCGGCGCCGAGGTCGTGGAGATGGAGCGCAACTCCGAGCGGTCCTTCTGCTGCGGCGCCGGTGGCGCGCGCATGTGGATGGAGGAGAACACCGGCGAGCGGATCAACATGAACCGCACGGACGAGGCGGTCGGCACCGGCGCCGACCAGATCGCCGTCGGCTGCCCCTTCTGCCGCGTGATGCTCTCCGACGGCCTGACCATGAAGCAGTCGAAGGGCGAGGCCCGCGAGGAGGTCGAGGTCCTCGACGTCGCGCAGATGCTGCTCGCCTCGGTCAAGGGCGAGATGGCCACCAAGGCCGCACCCGGCTCGGCTGCGGCGGCCCCGGCCGCCAAGGCGGCGCCCGCCGCCCCCGCCGACGACACCGCCACCAAGGCGGAGCCCGAGGCCGGCGACGCGACCATCACCGAGGACACCGTCGTCGAGACCCAGGACGCCGGCCCGCTCGCCAAGGCCAGCGGCGGCTCCAGCCTCTTCGACTCCCCCGACGCCGCGGCGGCCGACGACAAGCCGGCCGGCGCCACCTCGGGCGGGTCGCTCTTCGACACCCCCGAGACCGCAGCCGAGGACAAGCCGGTCGCCGACGAGGCGACGGCCGCGAAGCCGGCGTCCGCCGGCGGGTCGCTCTTCGACCTCGGTGGCGACGAGCCCGAGGCGAAGACCGAGGCGAAGCCCGAGGCCGACGAGATCGGCTCCGGCGGGTCGCTCTTCGACCTCGGCGGCGACGAGCCCGAGGCCCCGAAGGCCGAGGCACCGAAGGCCGAGGCACCGAAGGCGGAGGCACCGAAGGCGGAGGCACCGAAGGCGGAGGCAGCCGAGCCCGAGGCGCCGAAGGCCGACCTGGGCTCCGGCGGGTCGCTCTTCGACATCGCCGGCGACGAGCCCGCCGCCCCCGCGGCCAAGGCCGAGCCGACCGAGGCACCCGAGGCAGCGGCACCGAAGACCAAGGCCCCCGCGCCCGACCTGTCCGGTGGTGGCTCGCTCTTCGACATCGCCGCCCCCGAGCCGACCGCCACCGCGAAGGCCCCCGCGGCCGAGCCGGAGGCCGAGACGAAGGCCGAGCCGGAGCCCGAGCCCGAGCCCCAGGTCGAAGCCACCCCGGCGCCTGAGCCCGAGGCGAAGGCCGAGGCGGCACCGGCCCCGGCGGCCGCCCCGGTCGCCTCCTCGGGGTCGGCGACCGCGCCGAAGACCGACGTGGACCTCGACGCCATGGGTTCGCTCTTCGACATCGAGGCCCCGGAGGCCACGACCGTCGAGCGCCCTGCCCAGCCGGAGTCGGCGGCGCCCGCGCCGTCGGAGCCGGAGGCGTCCGAGCCCGAGCCGGAGCCGGAGTCAACGGTGTCGTCGGACGCTCCCGACGGCGCGGCGCTGAGCGCGGCGGCCACCCAGGCCGCCGGCACGGCGGAGGAGACCCCCGAGCCGGCCCAGCCCGAGGCCGAGGCCGTGGTGGAGGAGCCCCCGGCCGAGGAGCCGACCGAGGAGCCGACCGAGGAGCCGACCCCCGAGCCGGCCCCGAAGCCGACCTCGAGCGGCGCCGCGCACACGCCGCGCACCGACGTCGAGATCGACGAGTCGGGATCGCTCTTCGACCTCTGA
- a CDS encoding peptidase: protein MRRTPSDTRPTRGSREPGTTRRLAWTAGGAALVVGAALVLPGLVGSSTPATDAARGAQARGGLQAAHDAASGQGTLPFTDAHGHEVRLDVDPATKNAVSRAGELGAETRDPTTAAERAAAAAYVAQERARRDPRLGSTKAYPKRTTHPRTRYAMARGCYTLVPGGEPTYFQATDLGDYLLLLPDETLRSSGGGTATQPSDSTVWTATKKGKRFSFTNDGERLELDGATAFRLTTARGCARWPEAQVDVKGRPHTGVTPFQEVRGYVDAHTHHMAYEFLGGEVHCGKPWDRFGAEVALTDCEDHTLTGGYGALLETALSGEVGHDPVGWPTFVDWPAPNSLTHEGTYYRWMERAWRGGQRLFTNLLVENNQLCQLYPLKRNSCDDMDSVRLQIQRTVEFQDYVDAQFGGPGKGFYRIVTSPFEAREVINEGKMAVILGIETSVPFGCTFKKLPLGDLAQCDAETIDEQMDEMHDLGVRQMELVNKFDNALSGIAGDAGETGVAVNAANFLETGTFWDMRTCAPADTENHDRNQTLAAPEISADQQDALFGAIGQLFGTLNLPALPLYPRTNHCNARGLTTLGEHTINSLAERKIVFDPDHMSVKARNQALDQIEELGYQGLLSSHSWSTPDAYPRIYELGGFITPYAGDSTGFVEKWRRHVGWADERYYFAMGYGADINGLGAQGDPRGVDVPNPVTYPFKGLGGVTVRQQRAGERVYDINADGVAQYGLYPDWIEDLGRVADSQQGDGRAVLDDMARGAEGYLQMWERAYGIAPDSCRNPERQLPVATVQRRLERGMTTTQVMRKVGQPYTRLGRTFGFCARSGGSEVEMTATFTKRGTLRGVRRS, encoded by the coding sequence ATGCGCCGCACCCCGTCCGACACCCGCCCCACCCGGGGCTCCCGCGAGCCCGGCACCACCCGGCGGCTCGCCTGGACCGCCGGTGGCGCCGCCCTGGTGGTCGGTGCCGCGCTCGTGCTCCCCGGCCTGGTGGGCAGCAGCACCCCCGCGACGGACGCCGCGCGCGGCGCGCAGGCCCGCGGCGGGCTGCAGGCCGCCCACGACGCGGCCAGCGGGCAGGGGACGCTGCCGTTCACCGACGCCCACGGGCACGAGGTGCGCCTCGACGTCGACCCCGCCACCAAGAACGCGGTCTCGCGGGCCGGCGAGCTCGGCGCGGAGACCCGCGACCCCACGACCGCGGCCGAGCGCGCCGCCGCGGCGGCGTACGTCGCGCAGGAGCGGGCCCGGCGCGACCCCCGGCTCGGCTCCACCAAGGCCTACCCGAAACGCACCACGCACCCGCGCACCCGCTACGCGATGGCGCGCGGCTGCTACACGCTGGTCCCCGGTGGCGAGCCGACCTACTTCCAGGCCACCGACCTGGGCGACTACCTGCTGCTGCTGCCCGACGAGACCCTGCGCAGCAGCGGGGGCGGCACCGCCACCCAGCCCAGCGACAGCACGGTGTGGACCGCGACCAAGAAGGGCAAGCGGTTCTCGTTCACCAACGACGGCGAGCGGCTCGAGCTCGACGGGGCCACCGCGTTCCGGCTCACGACCGCCCGGGGCTGCGCCCGCTGGCCCGAGGCCCAGGTCGACGTCAAGGGCCGCCCCCACACCGGCGTCACGCCCTTCCAGGAGGTCCGCGGCTACGTCGACGCGCACACCCACCACATGGCCTACGAGTTCCTCGGCGGCGAGGTGCACTGCGGCAAGCCCTGGGACCGGTTCGGGGCCGAGGTCGCGCTGACCGACTGCGAGGACCACACCCTCACCGGCGGCTACGGCGCCCTGCTCGAGACCGCCCTGTCGGGCGAGGTCGGCCACGACCCGGTCGGCTGGCCCACCTTCGTCGACTGGCCCGCGCCGAACTCCCTGACCCACGAGGGCACCTACTACCGCTGGATGGAGCGCGCCTGGCGCGGCGGCCAGCGCCTGTTCACCAACCTGCTGGTGGAGAACAACCAGCTGTGCCAGCTCTACCCGCTGAAGCGGAACTCCTGCGACGACATGGACTCCGTGCGCCTGCAGATCCAGCGCACCGTCGAGTTCCAGGACTACGTCGACGCCCAGTTCGGCGGCCCCGGCAAGGGGTTCTACCGGATCGTGACCAGCCCCTTCGAGGCCCGCGAGGTGATCAACGAGGGCAAGATGGCCGTGATCTTGGGCATCGAGACCTCGGTGCCCTTCGGCTGCACCTTCAAGAAGCTGCCGCTGGGCGACCTGGCCCAGTGCGACGCCGAGACCATCGACGAGCAGATGGACGAGATGCACGACCTGGGCGTGCGCCAGATGGAGCTGGTCAACAAGTTCGACAACGCGTTGTCGGGCATCGCCGGCGACGCCGGCGAGACCGGTGTCGCGGTCAACGCCGCCAACTTCCTCGAGACCGGCACGTTCTGGGACATGCGCACCTGCGCCCCGGCCGACACCGAGAACCACGACCGCAACCAGACCCTCGCGGCTCCCGAGATCTCCGCCGACCAGCAGGACGCGCTCTTCGGGGCGATCGGCCAGCTCTTCGGCACCCTCAACCTGCCCGCCCTGCCGCTCTACCCGCGCACCAACCACTGCAACGCGCGCGGCCTGACCACCCTGGGCGAGCACACCATCAACAGCCTCGCCGAGCGCAAGATCGTCTTCGACCCCGACCACATGAGCGTCAAGGCGCGCAACCAGGCCCTCGACCAGATCGAGGAGCTGGGCTACCAGGGCCTGCTCTCCAGCCACTCCTGGTCGACGCCCGACGCCTACCCGCGCATCTACGAGCTCGGCGGCTTCATCACGCCGTACGCCGGCGACTCCACCGGCTTCGTCGAGAAGTGGCGCCGCCACGTGGGCTGGGCCGACGAGCGCTACTACTTCGCCATGGGCTACGGCGCCGACATCAACGGCCTCGGCGCCCAGGGCGACCCGCGCGGCGTCGACGTGCCCAACCCGGTCACCTACCCCTTCAAGGGCCTCGGCGGCGTCACCGTGCGCCAGCAGCGCGCCGGCGAGCGGGTCTACGACATCAACGCCGACGGGGTCGCGCAGTACGGCCTCTACCCCGACTGGATCGAGGACCTCGGCCGGGTCGCGGACTCCCAGCAGGGTGACGGCCGCGCGGTGCTCGACGACATGGCCCGCGGCGCCGAGGGCTACCTGCAGATGTGGGAGCGGGCCTACGGCATCGCCCCCGACTCCTGCCGCAACCCCGAGCGGCAGCTGCCGGTGGCCACCGTGCAGCGCCGCCTGGAGCGCGGGATGACCACGACGCAGGTGATGCGCAAGGTCGGCCAGCCCTACACCCGGCTGGGCCGAACCTTCGGCTTCTGCGCCCGCAGCGGGGGCTCGGAGGTCGAGATGACCGCCACCTTCACCAAGCGCGGCACCCTGCGCGGCGTGCGCCGCTCGTGA